The following coding sequences are from one Stigmatopora nigra isolate UIUO_SnigA chromosome 12, RoL_Snig_1.1, whole genome shotgun sequence window:
- the zfp36l2 gene encoding mRNA decay activator protein ZFP36L2 isoform X1, with protein sequence MKEGVHQQIWGNDMSASVLSAFYDMDMLYKQDKSTNMNALHINSMLDKKAVGAPVTSAGSGGPFTPGFFRRNSSSNMEATTNGNKYPMSSCYSSLKENTPSGTTTLMNKENKFRDRAYSSESGDRSVLQQKAGSQINSTRYKTELCRPFEENGSCKYGEKCQFAHGYHELRSLSRHPKYKTEPCRTFHTIGFCPYGPRCHFIHNADERRPAPASNANVQAGEGPRGYGQRDILLPPQQHQHHHQQNQHQQLCYTQRDRPKLHHSLSFSGFSSHHGLESPLLESPTSRTPPPPASSCMSSSSSFYDDVLSPNSMSCIHGAFNFPGQDLKTLLAPLAVHTSSGYSNNHSTGGAHYGGLQGGICPPSPPTPTYNMSHLQALRRLSESPVFEPPPSPPDSLSDRESYASGSISSSGSLSGSESPSLDAGRRLPIFSRLSISDD encoded by the exons ATGAAAGAAGGAGTGCACCAGCAAATTTGGGGAAACGACATGTCTGCAAGCGTCTTATCCGCTTTCTACGACATGGACATGCTTTACAAG CAGGATAAAAGCACGAACATGAACGCCCTCCACATCAACAGCATGCTGGACAAGAAGGCAGTCGGAGCCCCGGTCACTTCCGCGGGCTCCGGTGGACCCTTCACGCCGGGATTTTTCCGCAGAAACTCCAGCAGCAACATGGAGGCGACAACCAACGGCAACAAGTACCCCATGAGCTCGTGTTACAGCAGCCTGAAGGAGAACACGCCGAGTGGGACGACCACGCTCATGAACAAGGAAAACAAGTTCCGCGATCGCGCGTACAGTAGCGAGAGCGGAGATCGCTCCGTGCTGCAGCAGAAGGCCGGCTCACAGATCAACTCGACCCGCTACAAGACCGAGTTGTGCCGGCCCTTCGAGGAGAACGGCTCGTGCAAATACGGCGAGAAATGCCAGTTCGCCCACGGTTACCACGAGCTCCGGAGCTTGTCCCGTCACCCTAAGTACAAGACGGAGCCTTGTCGCACGTTCCACACCATCGGCTTCTGCCCCTACGGTCCCCGGTGTCACTTTATACACAACGCCGACGAGCGCCGGCCCGCTCCGGCTTCCAACGCCAACGTGCAGGCAGGGGAAGGCCCCCGCGGCTACGGCCAAAGGGACATCCTCCTCCCCCCGCAGCAGCACCAGCATCATCATCAGCAGAACCAGCACCAGCAACTCTGCTACACCCAGAGAGACAGACCAAAGCTTCACCACAGCCTTAGCTTCTCCGGCTTCTCCAGCCACCACGGCCTGGAGTCCCCGTTGCTGGAAAGCCCCACGTCGCGGACCCCGCCCCCGCCCGCTTCGTCCTGCATGTCATCCTCCTCCAGCTTTTACGATGACGTGTTGTCGCCTAACTCGATGTCTTGCATCCACGGTGCCTTCAACTTCCCCGGGCAAGATTTAAAGACTTTACTGGCCCCGCTAGCCGTGCACACCTCCAGCGGCTACTCCAACAACCACTCGACCGGTGGCGCCCACTACGGAGGCCTGCAGGGCGGCATTTGCCCCCCGTCCCCGCCCACGCCCACCTACAACATGAGCCACTTGCAGGCGCTACGCCGCCTGAGTGAGTCGCCGGTGTTCGAGCCTCCCCCAAGCCCGCCAGACTCTCTCTCAGACCGGGAGAGCTACGCCAGTGGGTCCATCAGCTCCTCCGGGAGCCTCAGTGGCTCAGAGTCCCCCAGTCTGGACGCTGGGAGACGTTTGCCAATCTTCAGCAGGCTGTCGATTTCAGATGACTga
- the zfp36l2 gene encoding mRNA decay activator protein ZFP36L2 isoform X2: MKEGVHQQIWGNDMSASVLSAFYDMDMLYKDKSTNMNALHINSMLDKKAVGAPVTSAGSGGPFTPGFFRRNSSSNMEATTNGNKYPMSSCYSSLKENTPSGTTTLMNKENKFRDRAYSSESGDRSVLQQKAGSQINSTRYKTELCRPFEENGSCKYGEKCQFAHGYHELRSLSRHPKYKTEPCRTFHTIGFCPYGPRCHFIHNADERRPAPASNANVQAGEGPRGYGQRDILLPPQQHQHHHQQNQHQQLCYTQRDRPKLHHSLSFSGFSSHHGLESPLLESPTSRTPPPPASSCMSSSSSFYDDVLSPNSMSCIHGAFNFPGQDLKTLLAPLAVHTSSGYSNNHSTGGAHYGGLQGGICPPSPPTPTYNMSHLQALRRLSESPVFEPPPSPPDSLSDRESYASGSISSSGSLSGSESPSLDAGRRLPIFSRLSISDD; this comes from the exons ATGAAAGAAGGAGTGCACCAGCAAATTTGGGGAAACGACATGTCTGCAAGCGTCTTATCCGCTTTCTACGACATGGACATGCTTTACAAG GATAAAAGCACGAACATGAACGCCCTCCACATCAACAGCATGCTGGACAAGAAGGCAGTCGGAGCCCCGGTCACTTCCGCGGGCTCCGGTGGACCCTTCACGCCGGGATTTTTCCGCAGAAACTCCAGCAGCAACATGGAGGCGACAACCAACGGCAACAAGTACCCCATGAGCTCGTGTTACAGCAGCCTGAAGGAGAACACGCCGAGTGGGACGACCACGCTCATGAACAAGGAAAACAAGTTCCGCGATCGCGCGTACAGTAGCGAGAGCGGAGATCGCTCCGTGCTGCAGCAGAAGGCCGGCTCACAGATCAACTCGACCCGCTACAAGACCGAGTTGTGCCGGCCCTTCGAGGAGAACGGCTCGTGCAAATACGGCGAGAAATGCCAGTTCGCCCACGGTTACCACGAGCTCCGGAGCTTGTCCCGTCACCCTAAGTACAAGACGGAGCCTTGTCGCACGTTCCACACCATCGGCTTCTGCCCCTACGGTCCCCGGTGTCACTTTATACACAACGCCGACGAGCGCCGGCCCGCTCCGGCTTCCAACGCCAACGTGCAGGCAGGGGAAGGCCCCCGCGGCTACGGCCAAAGGGACATCCTCCTCCCCCCGCAGCAGCACCAGCATCATCATCAGCAGAACCAGCACCAGCAACTCTGCTACACCCAGAGAGACAGACCAAAGCTTCACCACAGCCTTAGCTTCTCCGGCTTCTCCAGCCACCACGGCCTGGAGTCCCCGTTGCTGGAAAGCCCCACGTCGCGGACCCCGCCCCCGCCCGCTTCGTCCTGCATGTCATCCTCCTCCAGCTTTTACGATGACGTGTTGTCGCCTAACTCGATGTCTTGCATCCACGGTGCCTTCAACTTCCCCGGGCAAGATTTAAAGACTTTACTGGCCCCGCTAGCCGTGCACACCTCCAGCGGCTACTCCAACAACCACTCGACCGGTGGCGCCCACTACGGAGGCCTGCAGGGCGGCATTTGCCCCCCGTCCCCGCCCACGCCCACCTACAACATGAGCCACTTGCAGGCGCTACGCCGCCTGAGTGAGTCGCCGGTGTTCGAGCCTCCCCCAAGCCCGCCAGACTCTCTCTCAGACCGGGAGAGCTACGCCAGTGGGTCCATCAGCTCCTCCGGGAGCCTCAGTGGCTCAGAGTCCCCCAGTCTGGACGCTGGGAGACGTTTGCCAATCTTCAGCAGGCTGTCGATTTCAGATGACTga